A section of the Primulina eburnea isolate SZY01 chromosome 1, ASM2296580v1, whole genome shotgun sequence genome encodes:
- the LOC140825545 gene encoding uncharacterized protein, with amino-acid sequence MSLSPLFLSFDFSIFLILVTASVFSSSAAVSAAAPPQLVSLLAIKSSLKDPSNTLRDWEPETAFPRPGSLPVWCSWSGIKCDHKTGQVTTLDLSGRNLSGIIPSEIRYLSHLHHLNLSRNSLDGPFEDSIFELPNLRTLDINHNYFNSSFPPGISKLKSLTFFDAYSNNFSGTLPEEIIYLKNLEYLNLGGSYFEGEIPTAYGRFLNLKSLYLHGNSLTGSIPAELSFLNRLEHIELGYNAYSGGIPAQFSSLSNLVYLDISSTNLSGNVPAELGSLTNLENILLFKNHLSGSIPASWAGLVSLKVLDLSDNNLTGEIPRGFSDLKELNRLSLMDNKLTGEIPGGIGQLPNLEILYIWNNSFSGMLPQTLGSNGKLQQLDVSSNSLSGPIPPKLCLGNMLIKLILFANQFIGEIPPSLANCTALTRVRIQNNRLNGSIPIGFGSLPNLTYLDLSDNDLSGPIPKDFGNAARMESLNISENSFNSELPDNIWKAPSLQIFLASSANLNGKIPDFIGCLRFYRIELDGNNFSGSIPWDIGHCEKLVTLNLRQNSLTGIIPWEISALPSITAVDLSHNYLTGTIPSNFNNCSTLENFNVSYNQLTGSVPSSGLLFSSLHPSSFAGNEGLCGEILKKPCREDGLEAGAVEIHREPKRTAGAIVWIIATAFGVGLFILIAGSRCFQAKYGRKFSDGREVGPWKLTAFQRLNYTADEVLECINMTDKIIGMGSTGTVYKAEMPGGEIIAVKKLWGKHKDTIRRRRGVLAEVDVLGNVRHRNIVRLLGCCTNNQSTMLLYEYMPNGSLDDLLHGKDKCDNFVADWVTRYNIALGVAQGICYLHHDCDPVIVHRDLKPSNILLDVEMEARVADFGVAKLIQNDESMSVIAGSYGYIAPEYAYTLQVDEKSDIYSYGVVLMEILTGRKSVDAQFGEGNSIVDWVRYKIKMKDSMIDMLDKNAGASCNSVREEMVLVLRVALLCTSRNPADRPSMRDVISMLHEAKPNRKLPRSGDCVSADVVLDFPEPQKPANVEC; translated from the exons ATGAGCCTCTCCCCACTATTCCTTAGTTTCGATTTCTCCATTTTCTTGATTCTTGTTACAGCATCAGTGTTCTCCTCCTCCGCCGCCGTTTCCGCAGCGGCGCCGCCTCAGCTCGTCTCTCTTCTTGCGATAAAATCATCCCTTAAAGACCCTTCAAACACATTACGTGATTGGGAACCGGAAACGGCGTTTCCCAGGCCTGGTTCACTGCCCGTTTGGTGCTCCTGGTCTGGGATCAAATGTGACCATAAGACAGGCCAGGTAACAACCTTGGACCTGTCGGGGCGTAATCTCTCTGGCATAATTCCTTCGGAAATCAGATATTTGTCCCATTTGCATCATTTAAATTTGAGTAGGAATTCTCTTGATGGACCCTTCGAAGATTCCATTTTTGAACTGCCGAATCTCAGGACTCTGGATATCAATCACAATTACTTTAATTCGAGTTTCCCTCCTGGGATTTCGAAACTCAAGTCTCTCACATTTTTCGATGCTTATAGCAATAATTTCTCCGGCACTTTGCCGGAGGAAATTATTTACCTCAAGAATCTCGAGTACCTGAACCTCGGCGGAAGCTACTTTGAAGGTGAAATCCCGACGGCTTACGGCAGATTCTTGAATCTGAAGTCTCTGTACTTGCATGGGAATTCACTTACAGGTTCAATTCCGGCTGAGTTGAGTTTCTTGAATCGACTTGAACATATAGAATTGGGATACAATGCGTACTCTGGAGGGATACCGGCACAGTTTTCAAGCCTGTCAAATTTAGTCTATCTTGATATCTCATCAACCAATTTATCAGGCAATGTTCCAGCTGAATTAGGCAGCTTGACAAATCTTGAAAATATATTGCTTTTCAAGAATCATTTATCAGGGTCGATTCCGGCGAGCTGGGCCGGATTAGTATCCTTAAAGGTTCTTGATTTATCAGATAACAACCTCACAGGCGAAATACCTAGAGGATTTTCCGATTTGAAAGAGCTAAACAGGCTATCGTTGATGGACAACAAGCTGACAGGTGAAATTCCAGGAGGGATTGGTCAGCTTCCCAATTTGGAAATTTTGTATATCTGGAACAATTCTTTTTCAGGGATGTTACCTCAAACACTCGGCTCGAATGGGAAGTTGCAGCAACTCGATGTCTCCTCGAATTCACTGTCCGGTCCTATCCCACCAAAACTTTGCCTCGGCAACATGCTGATAAAGCTCATTCTGTTTGCCAACCAGTTCATTGGTGAAATCCCTCCATCTTTAGCAAATTGCACGGCTTTAACCAGAGTaaggattcaaaacaacaggcTCAACGGGTCGATCCCAATTGGATTTGGCTCCCTGCCAAACCTCACTTACTTGGATTTAAGCGATAACGACCTATCTGGTCCAATCCCGAAAGATTTTGGCAATGCTGCCAGAATGGAGTCCTTGAACATATCAGAGAATTCTTTCAATTCCGAGCTGCCTGATAACATATGGAAAGCACCGAGTTTACAGATTTTCTTGGCAAGCTCTGCTAATCTCAATGGGAAAATCCCTGATTTTATCGGGTGTTTGAGATTTTACAGGATCGAGCTTGATGGAAATAATTTCAGTGGCAGCATTCCATGGGATATTGGCCATTGTGAGAAGCTAGTTACCCTAAATTTACGCCAAAATTCCCTGACAGGAATTATTCCATGGGAGATTTCAGCACTCCCGTCCATAACAGCCGTCGATTTGTCCCATAATTATCTTACAGGGACGATTCCCTCTAATTTCAACAACTGCAGCACATTGGAGAATTTCAATGTATCATACAATCAGCTCACAGGTTCTGTTCCGTCATCAGGATTACTATTTTCATCCCTTCATCCATCATCATTCGCAGGAAATGAAGGGCTCTGCGGTGAAATTCTCAAGAAACCTTGCCGGGAAGATGGGCTCGAAGCTGGAGCGGTGGAAATCCACCGCGAGCCAAAGAGGACCGCCGGCGCCATTGTATGGATTATTGCCACCGCATTTGGTGTTGGCTTGTTCATACTTATCGCCGGAAGTAGGTGTTTCCAGGCCAAATACGGCCGGAAATTCTCAGATGGTCGGGAAGTCGGGCCGTGGAAGCTGACTGCTTTCCAACGCCTGAATTACACGGCCGATGAAGTACTTGAGTGCATAAACATGACAGATAAGATAATCGGGATGGGGTCCACAGGTACTGTCTACAAGGCCGAGATGCCAGGTGGCGAGATCATAGCCGTCAAGAAGCTGTGGGGGAAGCACAAGGATACCATCAGGAGGAGAAGAGGGGTGTTAGCAGAGGTCGATGTCTTAGGCAACGTAAGACATCGCAATATCGTAAGGCTATTGGGTTGTTGCACTAACAATCAATCTACCATGTTGTTGTACGAGTACATGCCTAACGGGAGCCTAGACGACTTGTTACATGGGAAGGATAAGTGTGACAATTTCGTGGCGGATTGGGTCACAAGGTATAACATTGCTTTAGGAGTTGCACAAGGGATATGTTATCTTCATCACGACTGCGATCCCGTGATCGTTCATCGCGACTTGAAGCCTAGTAACATACTTCTGGATGTCGAGATGGAGGCTAGGGTGGCCGACTTCGGAGTGGCCAAGTTGATCCAGAACGACGAATCGATGTCGGTCATTGCTGGATCATATGGTTACATTGCACCAG AATATGCTTACACTTTACAAGTCGATGAGAAGAGTGATATCTACAGCTACGGGGTGGTACTAATGGAAATCTTGACCGGGAGAAAATCAGTCGACGCACAATTCGGGGAGGGAAATAGTATAGTGGACTGGGTGAGGTACAAGATCAAGATGAAAGATAGTATGATCGATATGTTAGATAAGAACGCAGGCGCATCCTGTAATTCTGTGAGGGAAGAAATGGTGTTAGTCCTTAGGGTCGCGTTACTATGCACGAGCCGGAATCCAGCTGACCGGCCCTCCATGAGGGATGTCATATCTATGTTGCATGAAGCCAAGCCTAACCGGAAATTGCCCCGGAGCGGGGACTGTGTGAGTGCTGATGTGGTGTTGGATTTTCCCGAGCCACAAAAACCAGCAAATGTGGAATGTTAA